TTCGGCGGCTATTTTTTCGGCGCCTTCGACCGGGATGCTGTCGCGGAAAATCGGGCCGTTGGCCTTGGTTTGCTCACCGCTATAGCGTCGGGTCAGTACCAGGCGGTAGTAGAGCGTCTGATTGCCACTGACCCGCCGAGCCGACCAGGTCACCCGGCGGTTGCCGTCGGTGCGGTTAATGCTCACGCCATAGTTGTTGGAAATGAAGCTCTCGTTGAGGCTGACGAATTCCTGGTTCAGCGGCGGTACGTACATCTGCAGCTTTACCGGGTCGCGCGGGTTGGCCTGAAATTCGACCTTGGCGTCGATGTTCCACAGGTCGTCGGTTTCATCTTCGGTAATCGGTATGCCGAGGATGAAAATCTGGTAGGCGGTAATCGCGATGCCCAGTGTGACGAGCAGGAAAATCAGAACTTTCAGATGCAGGGTAAGGGCGCGCATGGAATTACTCGTCAGCGTCGGAATCGGTGGTGCAGCCGGGCTCGCCAGCAGCGTACTTAAGGCTTGGGTCGACCAGGGCGCCGAAGCGCGAGAGCGCATCGGAACCTATTAAAAGTGCGTATTGGAATGCACTTCGGTCCGTGAGGTTCACTTCGATGCTGCGTTTGGCCTTGCCCATGCACATGACCAGCTCTACGACAGGGCGTGGCGTATAGGTTTTTTCTTCCTCTGGATCGAAGTCGGCGGCACGGCGTTTGATTTTGCTGATGCGCTGCAAGGGCAGCTCGATCGGACGATCGTGCGCTTCATCGATGGCGAG
This DNA window, taken from Stutzerimonas stutzeri, encodes the following:
- a CDS encoding ATP-dependent zinc protease, with the protein product MPAKPRLLLFCLLALPCLAHAGEKTIYGLNEHVGLPEFGLEVPAKLDTGAQTASLSARDIERFKRNGKTWVRFYLAIDEAHDRPIELPLQRISKIKRRAADFDPEEEKTYTPRPVVELVMCMGKAKRSIEVNLTDRSAFQYALLIGSDALSRFGALVDPSLKYAAGEPGCTTDSDADE